In the Orenia marismortui DSM 5156 genome, one interval contains:
- a CDS encoding glucose-1-phosphate adenylyltransferase has translation MKILALILAGGRGTRLDVLSEHRAKPSVPFGGKFRLIDFALSNCVNSGIYDIGVLTQYLPLSLNDHIKIGKPWDLDRRIGGVTILQPYTGRQGGWYKGTAHAVYQNLSYIKQHNPKYVVILSGDHVYKMNYSEMVSYHEQKGADLTIATQRVAWENANQFGILDSNEDMQIMNFVEKPEDPPSNLASMGIYVFTTDVLIEKLEALCNQENSDFGHHIIPEMINNNDVFAYEYAGYWRDVGTLKSFWEANLALTDPLPELNLYDDNWKIHTRSEEKPPVKFGQKGQAIKSLVSNGCIINGIVENSVLSPGVVIEEGAIVRDSVILNNTVIKKDSIVCKSIIDKNAKIGINSHIGFSNEMTPSDEKPSLLTNGLNIIGRNVIVPDNTQIGRNCRILSGVLENDFEDKNIPSGSTIRSDHENLQKYIIDLAN, from the coding sequence ATGAAGATATTAGCATTAATTTTAGCTGGAGGTAGAGGAACGAGATTAGATGTTTTATCTGAGCATAGAGCAAAACCAAGTGTACCCTTTGGGGGAAAGTTTAGGTTGATTGATTTTGCTTTGAGTAATTGTGTTAATTCAGGTATTTATGATATAGGAGTTTTAACTCAATATTTACCTTTATCCTTAAATGATCATATTAAGATAGGAAAGCCTTGGGATTTAGATAGGCGTATAGGTGGTGTTACTATATTGCAGCCTTATACTGGAAGGCAAGGTGGCTGGTATAAAGGTACTGCTCATGCTGTTTACCAGAATCTCTCTTATATAAAACAGCATAATCCTAAATATGTAGTAATTCTTTCTGGAGATCATGTGTATAAGATGAATTATTCTGAAATGGTATCTTATCATGAGCAAAAAGGTGCTGATTTAACTATTGCGACTCAACGGGTAGCTTGGGAAAATGCTAATCAATTTGGTATCTTAGATTCAAATGAGGATATGCAGATTATGAATTTCGTTGAGAAACCAGAAGATCCACCAAGTAATTTAGCCTCAATGGGAATATATGTCTTTACAACTGATGTTTTGATCGAAAAGTTAGAAGCTCTGTGTAATCAAGAGAATTCAGATTTTGGCCATCATATTATTCCAGAAATGATCAATAACAATGATGTTTTTGCTTATGAGTATGCTGGTTATTGGAGAGATGTGGGAACTCTTAAATCTTTTTGGGAAGCAAACTTAGCTTTAACAGATCCTTTACCAGAATTGAATTTATATGATGATAATTGGAAGATACATACAAGAAGTGAAGAGAAGCCACCAGTTAAGTTTGGGCAAAAAGGTCAAGCGATTAAGAGTTTAGTATCAAATGGATGTATAATTAATGGTATTGTAGAAAATAGTGTTCTTTCTCCAGGAGTAGTTATAGAAGAGGGAGCAATAGTTAGGGATTCAGTAATTTTGAATAATACTGTAATCAAAAAAGATTCAATAGTTTGCAAGAGTATTATAGATAAGAATGCTAAAATAGGAATTAATTCTCATATAGGTTTCAGTAATGAGATGACTCCTAGTGATGAAAAGCCATCACTACTAACTAATGGGCTAAATATTATTGGAAGAAATGTTATAGTACCAGATAATACTCAAATTGGTCGTAATTGTAGAATTTTATCGGGGGTTTTAGAGAATGATTTTGAAGATAAGAATATTCCAAGTGGAAGTACTATTAGGTCAGACCATGAGAATCTCCAAAAATATATAATAGATCTTGCTAATTAG
- the glgA gene encoding glycogen synthase GlgA gives MTEKLKILFVASEATPFVKTGGLADVAGSLPQAIKEMGHDIRLVIPEYRQIALEYLQQAEHLLHFRTKLGWRDNYVGVNKLENRGVISYFIDNKSYFDRPNLYENDDKHLQFAYFCQAVLEMLAQIDFKADIIHCNDWQTGALSIMLKENYQKYSFYKDIKTVYTIHNLRYQGVFGREVLQDALSLPDKYWDLGVVHHDNCVNYMKMGIEMSDIVTTVSRTYAQEIKTPEFGEGLDYAMRMNDDDLYGIINGISYEDNNPSNDDRIYSNYSVEKLRGKYENKRRLQEDMGLAQRSDLPVIALISRLVDQKGLDLIVSVIDKLMEEEIQFIILGTGDSYYEERFKETARSYPTKIAANIKYDATLAQKIYAGSDIFLMPSKYEPCGLSQLFSLRYGSIPIVRETGGLKDTIQAYDEISGEGNGFTFASYDANEMLSTIKRAISLYQQKDIWTKLVRRAMKSNFSWKNSAKEYIKLYYKLLEK, from the coding sequence ATGACAGAAAAACTGAAAATATTATTCGTTGCTTCTGAGGCAACTCCTTTCGTTAAAACAGGGGGATTAGCAGATGTGGCTGGTTCTCTGCCTCAAGCAATTAAAGAAATGGGCCATGATATCAGATTAGTTATTCCTGAATATAGGCAAATTGCCTTAGAATATCTGCAGCAGGCAGAACATCTGCTCCATTTTAGAACTAAGCTAGGATGGAGAGACAATTATGTTGGGGTAAATAAATTAGAGAACAGAGGGGTGATAAGTTATTTTATAGATAATAAGAGTTATTTTGATCGACCTAATCTTTATGAGAATGATGATAAACATCTTCAATTTGCTTATTTTTGCCAAGCAGTTTTGGAGATGTTAGCGCAGATAGACTTTAAAGCAGATATTATTCATTGTAATGATTGGCAGACAGGAGCATTAAGTATTATGCTTAAAGAAAATTATCAAAAATATAGCTTCTATAAAGATATTAAAACAGTTTATACAATTCACAATTTACGTTATCAAGGTGTATTTGGAAGAGAAGTTCTTCAAGATGCTTTAAGTCTACCTGATAAATATTGGGATTTGGGAGTGGTTCATCATGATAATTGTGTCAATTATATGAAGATGGGGATTGAAATGTCTGATATAGTTACTACTGTAAGCAGGACTTATGCTCAAGAGATTAAAACTCCTGAATTTGGTGAAGGTTTAGATTATGCTATGCGAATGAATGATGATGATTTATATGGGATTATTAATGGAATTAGTTATGAAGATAATAATCCTAGTAATGATGATAGAATTTATAGTAATTACAGTGTTGAAAAGCTAAGAGGTAAGTATGAGAACAAAAGAAGATTACAAGAAGATATGGGCTTAGCCCAAAGGTCTGATCTTCCTGTGATAGCTCTAATTTCAAGGCTAGTAGATCAAAAAGGTTTAGATTTAATTGTTTCTGTTATTGATAAACTAATGGAAGAAGAGATCCAATTTATTATCTTAGGAACTGGAGATAGTTACTATGAAGAAAGATTTAAAGAGACAGCGAGGTCTTATCCTACTAAGATTGCTGCAAATATTAAATATGATGCTACTTTAGCCCAAAAAATATATGCAGGCAGTGATATCTTCTTGATGCCATCCAAATATGAACCATGTGGTTTAAGCCAATTATTTAGTTTAAGGTATGGAAGCATACCTATCGTAAGAGAAACAGGGGGGCTAAAGGATACTATTCAAGCTTATGATGAGATAAGTGGTGAAGGAAATGGTTTCACTTTTGCTAGTTATGATGCTAATGAGATGTTATCTACTATTAAGAGAGCAATTAGCCTTTATCAACAAAAGGATATTTGGACTAAGCTAGTAAGAAGAGCAATGAAGAGTAATTTTAGTTGGAAGAATTCAGCAAAAGAATATATAAAATTATATTATAAGTTATTAGAAAAATAA
- a CDS encoding Na+/H+ antiporter NhaC family protein: MKEVEKKGRFLDLLPLIVFLALFLGTGLYLHFQGVDYAFYKLPSPVAALVGVVVAFLISKSSIEEKMNQFIRGAGNSNIIIMCMIYLFAGAFAHLADKTGGVDATVNLGLSLIPSSLIMPGLFLISAFIATAMGTSMGTISAVAPIAIGMASKSGISLALTIGAVVGGAMFGDNLSMISDTTIAATKTQGCSMKDKFKANLLLVLPAAILTLIILVFIGGDVVIDGEFTYSLINVVPYLLVLTLALLGVNVFVVLGIGILFTGVLGLVSGGFTLLEIANLIYEGFTGMQEIFLLSLFTGGLAEMIRVEGGINYLLNLISKKINTKRGAELGILSLVSVADICTANNTVAIILAGPLAKDIAAKHNVPKATSASLLDIFSCVWQGVIPYGAQVLLAGSLAKISPLEIIPTLYYQFILGIFVIGLILLNKADKFRLSEK, encoded by the coding sequence ATGAAAGAAGTAGAAAAGAAGGGGAGATTTTTAGATTTATTGCCTCTGATTGTATTTTTAGCTTTATTTTTGGGAACAGGTCTATACCTACATTTTCAGGGTGTTGATTATGCTTTTTATAAGTTGCCATCTCCAGTAGCAGCTTTAGTGGGGGTAGTAGTAGCTTTTCTAATTAGTAAAAGTAGTATAGAAGAGAAGATGAATCAATTCATACGTGGTGCAGGAAATAGTAATATTATTATTATGTGTATGATCTATCTTTTTGCAGGAGCTTTTGCTCATTTAGCAGATAAGACTGGTGGTGTAGATGCTACAGTTAATTTGGGCTTATCCCTTATTCCTTCCAGTTTAATTATGCCAGGGCTATTTTTGATTTCAGCTTTCATTGCTACAGCAATGGGTACTTCTATGGGAACAATTAGTGCTGTAGCACCGATTGCTATTGGAATGGCTAGTAAATCTGGGATATCATTGGCTTTAACTATAGGAGCTGTTGTAGGTGGAGCCATGTTTGGTGATAATCTATCTATGATTTCAGATACAACTATTGCAGCAACTAAGACTCAAGGATGTTCTATGAAGGATAAGTTTAAGGCCAACTTATTATTGGTTTTACCTGCTGCGATACTTACTTTAATTATTTTAGTTTTTATTGGTGGGGATGTTGTAATAGATGGTGAGTTTACTTATAGTTTAATTAATGTTGTTCCTTATTTGTTAGTTTTGACTTTAGCATTATTAGGGGTTAATGTCTTTGTTGTATTAGGTATAGGAATTCTATTTACTGGGGTTCTTGGACTAGTTAGTGGTGGTTTTACATTATTAGAGATTGCTAATCTTATTTATGAAGGTTTTACAGGAATGCAAGAGATATTCCTATTATCCCTCTTTACTGGTGGTTTAGCAGAGATGATTAGAGTAGAAGGTGGAATTAATTATTTGCTTAATTTAATTAGTAAGAAGATAAATACTAAACGTGGGGCAGAGTTAGGAATTTTATCTTTAGTTAGTGTAGCTGATATATGTACTGCTAACAATACTGTTGCTATTATTTTAGCTGGACCTTTAGCTAAAGATATTGCTGCTAAGCATAATGTACCTAAAGCTACCTCGGCAAGTTTATTAGATATTTTCTCTTGTGTTTGGCAGGGAGTTATTCCTTATGGAGCACAGGTATTATTGGCAGGATCATTGGCCAAAATCTCTCCTTTAGAGATAATCCCTACATTGTATTATCAATTTATTTTAGGTATATTTGTGATTGGATTGATCTTATTAAATAAGGCTGATAAATTTAGATTGAGTGAAAAATAG
- a CDS encoding YkuS family protein, with protein MEMHRKIAVDGSLANIKKRLNEYGYEIDDLNMDNLEEVSAVITNGQYDISTLQNMNAPVINAEGHSAEELKNMIESGLF; from the coding sequence ATGGAAATGCATCGTAAAATTGCAGTTGATGGTAGTTTAGCAAATATTAAAAAACGTCTAAATGAATATGGTTACGAAATTGATGATCTCAATATGGACAATTTAGAAGAAGTTTCTGCAGTTATTACTAATGGACAATATGATATATCAACCCTCCAAAATATGAATGCCCCAGTAATCAATGCAGAAGGCCACTCTGCAGAAGAGTTAAAAAATATGATTGAAAGTGGACTCTTTTAA
- a CDS encoding YkuS family protein, whose translation MKRKIAIEDSLSNLAKELKKDGFEVATLNNNNLQNVDAVVLSGEDNNMMNMSDIQTKAQVINAKGLSAQELKERLNNQLV comes from the coding sequence ATGAAAAGAAAGATTGCAATAGAAGATAGTTTATCTAATCTTGCCAAAGAATTAAAAAAAGATGGTTTTGAAGTAGCTACTTTAAATAACAATAATCTTCAAAATGTTGATGCCGTTGTTTTAAGTGGAGAAGATAACAATATGATGAACATGTCTGATATTCAAACCAAAGCCCAAGTTATTAATGCAAAAGGTCTTTCTGCCCAAGAATTAAAAGAAAGACTGAATAATCAATTAGTATAG
- a CDS encoding threonine/serine exporter family protein encodes MITPKQILNIAAYAGDIILSNGGEIYRTEDTISRICQAYGMKYVQSLVTPTGIFISIDDGDGGSETIVRRIHSREINLTKISKVNDFSRSLQTEVLKHQAAMEELASIEYGNPKSKLTLGLFLISFGVSMNVILMNENYINIIPAILASLGAQIAVKKMGFLKDINFIPEIVAGFIAGSISLFSLQQGLGDNLAIIVVSGILPFVPGVAITNSIRDAISGDLISSTSRSIEAALIAISLAVGVALSLGVFY; translated from the coding sequence ATGATCACACCAAAGCAGATACTAAATATTGCCGCTTATGCCGGTGATATTATTTTAAGTAATGGAGGAGAGATATATCGAACCGAGGATACAATTAGCCGTATCTGTCAGGCCTATGGTATGAAATACGTACAAAGCCTAGTTACACCGACAGGTATCTTCATCTCTATAGATGATGGAGATGGAGGTTCTGAGACTATTGTCCGCAGAATACATAGTAGAGAGATTAATTTGACTAAAATAAGTAAAGTGAATGATTTTTCAAGAAGCCTACAAACAGAAGTTTTAAAACATCAAGCAGCAATGGAAGAATTGGCTTCTATAGAATATGGAAATCCGAAATCAAAATTAACACTTGGCTTATTCTTAATTTCTTTTGGAGTTTCTATGAATGTAATCTTAATGAATGAAAATTATATTAATATTATTCCCGCTATCTTAGCCAGCTTAGGAGCCCAAATCGCTGTAAAAAAGATGGGTTTTTTAAAGGATATAAACTTCATTCCTGAAATTGTTGCTGGCTTTATCGCTGGATCCATCTCACTATTCTCACTTCAACAAGGTTTAGGAGATAATCTGGCAATTATAGTTGTAAGTGGGATACTTCCTTTTGTTCCTGGAGTAGCTATAACCAACTCTATTCGTGATGCTATTAGTGGGGACCTTATCTCTTCTACTAGTCGCAGTATAGAAGCAGCCTTAATTGCAATTAGTCTTGCTGTAGGGGTCGCTTTATCTTTGGGGGTGTTCTATTAA
- a CDS encoding threonine/serine exporter family protein: MAIILELIAAFILVITFGSVFQAPKKSLFLLGVTGALCWGSFIMAKYFTDNLVIASFLASIVVGICGEVFARIMKLPVTVFVIAGIIPLVPGVPAYDTMLFLIQGEYIQGVEKGITTLMIAAAIAFAIAIVSAGARYYKEIKAHQG, translated from the coding sequence ATGGCAATTATATTAGAATTAATTGCAGCCTTTATCTTAGTGATAACCTTTGGTTCTGTATTTCAAGCTCCTAAAAAAAGTCTATTCTTATTAGGAGTTACTGGAGCTCTTTGCTGGGGAAGCTTTATTATGGCAAAATATTTTACTGATAATCTAGTTATTGCTTCCTTTCTTGCATCAATAGTAGTTGGAATTTGTGGGGAAGTATTTGCTAGGATAATGAAGTTACCTGTAACTGTATTTGTTATCGCAGGAATAATTCCTTTAGTACCTGGAGTTCCAGCTTATGATACCATGCTATTTTTAATCCAAGGTGAATATATTCAAGGTGTAGAAAAGGGGATCACTACTTTAATGATCGCTGCAGCCATCGCTTTTGCTATAGCTATTGTTAGTGCTGGGGCAAGGTATTACAAGGAGATTAAAGCACATCAAGGCTAA
- a CDS encoding Lon protease family protein yields the protein MEKYRLAVQDLKHRCTLGNFDFTTTEEVEPSEEIIGQEEAVKAINFGLDIDHPGYNLFIVNFSGRKELEYIRSLVSEKACQRKGSFDWCYIYNFEDPSQPRFLKLPSGLGIVFKEEMEAFINSVEEDLKELFLGEKYIKKKREIKGRYQKLSTNLFNQLKSKVKDIGYILERENNGFAIIPIQDNGDPMKEEDYKKLSKEEQEEIDQDTEMIQEMLDHLFSEIDQLNEEYNEKIIDLDYGLAAEIINYYLDGLYQKYLESNAIIDYLKEVKEDILHNLDDFKEDENDSNALLLLGGDDSVDKFNKYQVNLLVDNSKVEGAPVVIETNPTYYNLMGRIEYSNKSGELATDYTHIKAGSLHRANGGYLILEAKDILNNFKSWQLIKRVLKSGKLKMENLGEEFDKIPLAGLEAEAIPIDLKVIIMGSVNLYYLLYQYDEEFKDLFKIKADFNAEMELNQGNLSRIVKYISRQCKEHSLRPLDQGAVARIIEYLCRKVDSQKKLTTKLGIITDLLCEADSWASVDNKDLISSKEIERTIKEKIKRLSHYEERLHELYESNKLLIDTRGRRVGQVNGLSVLDFGEYAFGKPVKITATVYQGNRGVINIERESKLSGKVHNKGLLILTSYLGDKYAQQVPLSLSASLCFEQLYSGVDGDSASSTELYVLLSALADLPLKQNIAVTGSINQKGEIQPIGGVNEKIEAFFKLCKSRGLTGEQGVIIPIQNVDDLMLSDDLIAAVADSKFHIYAISHVEEGMEILTAKKAGKKNKEGEYPADTINYLVQKRIEEFNNNSDSKDD from the coding sequence ATGGAGAAGTATAGATTAGCGGTTCAAGATTTGAAGCATAGATGTACTTTAGGCAACTTTGATTTTACTACAACTGAAGAGGTTGAACCTTCAGAAGAGATAATTGGGCAAGAAGAAGCGGTTAAAGCCATAAATTTTGGCTTAGATATAGATCATCCTGGTTATAATCTATTTATTGTTAACTTTTCTGGTAGAAAAGAATTAGAATATATTAGATCTTTAGTTAGTGAAAAGGCTTGTCAAAGAAAAGGATCTTTTGATTGGTGTTATATTTATAATTTTGAGGATCCTAGTCAGCCTAGATTTTTAAAGTTGCCTTCAGGTTTGGGAATAGTATTTAAAGAAGAGATGGAAGCTTTTATAAACAGTGTTGAGGAAGATCTTAAAGAGTTATTTCTTGGTGAAAAGTATATTAAGAAGAAGAGAGAGATTAAAGGTAGATATCAGAAACTAAGTACTAATTTATTTAATCAATTAAAATCTAAGGTTAAGGATATAGGTTATATTTTAGAAAGAGAGAATAATGGTTTTGCAATTATTCCAATTCAAGATAATGGTGATCCAATGAAAGAGGAGGATTATAAAAAATTATCTAAAGAAGAGCAAGAAGAGATAGACCAAGATACTGAGATGATCCAAGAGATGTTAGATCACTTATTTTCTGAAATTGACCAATTAAATGAAGAATATAATGAGAAGATAATTGATTTAGACTATGGATTAGCGGCAGAAATAATTAATTATTATTTAGATGGTTTATATCAAAAATATCTTGAATCAAATGCGATAATAGATTATTTAAAAGAAGTAAAAGAAGACATACTACATAATTTAGATGATTTTAAAGAAGATGAGAATGATTCAAATGCTCTATTACTTTTGGGTGGAGATGATTCAGTTGATAAATTTAATAAATATCAAGTTAATCTACTGGTTGATAATAGCAAAGTAGAGGGTGCACCAGTAGTTATTGAAACTAATCCGACCTATTATAATCTAATGGGTAGAATAGAATATAGTAATAAATCTGGTGAATTGGCAACAGATTATACTCATATTAAAGCAGGTTCCTTGCATCGAGCTAATGGAGGATATTTAATCTTGGAGGCTAAGGATATATTAAATAATTTTAAGTCTTGGCAGTTAATTAAGAGGGTTTTGAAATCAGGTAAGTTGAAGATGGAGAATTTAGGAGAAGAATTTGATAAAATTCCTTTAGCAGGATTGGAAGCAGAGGCTATTCCTATTGATTTAAAGGTGATTATAATGGGAAGTGTCAATTTGTATTATCTATTATATCAATATGATGAAGAATTTAAGGATTTATTTAAAATTAAAGCTGATTTCAATGCAGAGATGGAGTTGAATCAAGGTAATCTAAGTAGAATAGTTAAGTATATAAGCCGACAATGTAAAGAGCATAGCCTTAGGCCATTAGATCAAGGAGCAGTAGCTAGAATTATTGAATATCTTTGTCGGAAAGTTGACAGCCAGAAAAAATTAACTACTAAGTTAGGTATTATAACAGATCTATTATGTGAAGCAGATAGCTGGGCTAGTGTAGATAATAAAGATCTAATTAGCAGCAAAGAGATAGAAAGAACTATTAAAGAGAAGATAAAACGTTTATCTCATTATGAAGAAAGATTACATGAATTGTATGAATCTAATAAGCTTTTGATTGATACAAGAGGAAGAAGAGTGGGGCAGGTTAATGGATTATCAGTCTTGGATTTTGGAGAATATGCCTTTGGTAAACCGGTGAAAATAACAGCTACAGTTTATCAAGGAAATAGGGGAGTAATTAATATTGAAAGAGAAAGTAAATTAAGTGGTAAGGTTCATAATAAAGGCTTACTGATCTTAACTTCATATCTAGGTGACAAATATGCACAGCAAGTACCTTTATCATTATCAGCTAGTCTCTGTTTTGAGCAGCTTTATTCAGGAGTTGATGGTGATAGTGCTTCTAGTACAGAGTTATATGTATTATTATCGGCTTTAGCAGACCTTCCGTTGAAACAGAATATAGCAGTAACAGGTTCTATCAATCAAAAAGGAGAGATTCAGCCAATTGGTGGTGTAAACGAAAAGATAGAAGCTTTCTTTAAACTTTGTAAAAGTAGAGGATTAACAGGTGAGCAAGGAGTAATTATACCAATACAGAATGTTGATGATTTAATGCTATCTGATGATCTGATAGCAGCTGTAGCGGATTCAAAGTTTCATATTTATGCTATTAGTCATGTTGAAGAAGGAATGGAAATTTTAACTGCTAAGAAAGCTGGTAAGAAGAATAAAGAAGGAGAATATCCAGCTGATACTATTAATTACTTAGTTCAAAAGAGAATAGAAGAGTTTAATAATAATAGTGACAGTAAAGATGATTAG
- a CDS encoding potassium channel family protein, with protein sequence MFNVLVEYFKKFKFKLDRHTFHWLILVVVIILISSAILIMIVEPNDQFNNFVDALWWAIVTVTTVGYGDKYAVTLAGRIISIIVMLLGIGMVGGITAKLADIFIEFKRRRELGELKAEYKNHIIVCGWSSKTREIIEQVLNEDLNNKQLVLIANIERDPFPDNKLVHFVRGAITEEEALKKAGVMKAKTAIILNEDENDATTILAVLTVESLNPSIYTIAEITHSENKIHLKNANVDEIVVNNELNSQLLVRSAIYSGTSQIIGELLSNETGNEIYMFASNKEDINKSFLDLFTKYKERDNIILIGIKREDQIITNPNNNEMIKEADKLIYIANKKKK encoded by the coding sequence ATGTTTAATGTGTTAGTTGAATATTTTAAGAAGTTTAAGTTTAAATTAGATCGCCATACCTTTCATTGGTTAATCTTAGTTGTAGTTATAATTTTAATTTCAAGTGCAATTTTGATTATGATCGTTGAGCCTAATGATCAGTTTAATAACTTTGTAGATGCTTTATGGTGGGCGATTGTAACTGTAACTACTGTAGGTTATGGTGATAAATATGCAGTAACCTTAGCAGGAAGAATAATCTCTATTATAGTTATGTTATTAGGGATTGGAATGGTTGGTGGAATTACTGCTAAGCTTGCTGATATCTTTATTGAATTTAAGAGAAGGAGGGAGTTAGGGGAATTGAAGGCTGAATATAAGAATCATATAATAGTTTGTGGTTGGAGTAGTAAAACTAGAGAGATTATAGAGCAGGTTTTAAATGAAGATCTTAATAATAAACAGCTTGTATTAATTGCTAATATTGAACGTGATCCTTTTCCTGACAATAAGTTGGTACACTTTGTTAGAGGGGCAATAACAGAGGAAGAGGCTCTTAAGAAAGCAGGAGTTATGAAAGCGAAAACGGCTATTATTTTGAATGAAGATGAGAATGATGCTACTACTATATTAGCTGTGTTAACTGTTGAAAGTTTAAACCCAAGTATATATACGATTGCTGAAATAACTCATAGTGAGAACAAAATTCATTTAAAAAATGCCAATGTTGATGAGATAGTAGTAAATAATGAGCTTAATAGTCAGCTGTTAGTACGATCTGCTATCTATAGTGGGACCTCTCAAATTATAGGTGAACTATTATCTAATGAGACTGGTAATGAAATTTATATGTTTGCTAGTAATAAAGAAGATATAAATAAAAGTTTTTTAGACTTGTTTACTAAATATAAAGAAAGAGACAATATAATATTAATTGGTATAAAAAGAGAAGATCAAATTATCACCAATCCAAATAACAATGAAATGATAAAAGAAGCGGACAAATTGATTTATATAGCAAATAAAAAGAAAAAATAA
- a CDS encoding polyamine aminopropyltransferase, with translation MKEKKLEDIKIVAPLMFCTFFVAISGIVYQLIIGGISSYLLGNSIYQFSITIGLFMTSMGLGSLVSKYIEVNLMGKFMIIETLLGLVGGISGFLLFYSYALSDIYLVVMYGLILVIGSLTGLELPLLTRIIEKYEDLKITLANVFSVDYIGGLIGSILFPIILLPNFGFIQSSYIMGILNLVVAAIVYIKYHKRLNLSKTIGMILTFVIIILIIGITNVKDTEAYIEQKLYQDKVIYSEQTKYQKIVVTKKKDDIRLFLNGNIQFSSHDEYRYHESLVHPAMSLAKNKSRVLILGGGDGLAVRELLKYSTIEMIDLVDLDQRMTDLAQNLDYLVELNQNSLQNEKVSIYNQDAYQYLEESSKKYDVVIVDLPDPNDESLNKLYTSNFYHLIYDHLGDKGVVVVQSTSPYFATKSFWMIHHTIKSSGFYTLPYHTYLASFGDWGFNLGTKGFRFNPLELKVEVATKFLTTRQVASLFEFGQDILEVKEEVGVNTLTRPRLIREYNRAWEDY, from the coding sequence GTGAAAGAAAAGAAATTAGAAGATATAAAAATAGTTGCTCCATTAATGTTTTGTACCTTTTTTGTAGCTATATCTGGAATTGTATATCAGTTAATTATTGGAGGAATATCATCTTATTTATTGGGAAATAGTATTTATCAATTTTCTATAACCATTGGTTTATTTATGACTTCTATGGGCTTAGGATCATTAGTCTCAAAGTATATAGAAGTTAATTTGATGGGTAAGTTTATGATAATTGAAACTTTATTAGGATTAGTGGGAGGTATTTCGGGGTTTTTATTATTTTATAGTTATGCGTTATCTGATATTTATTTAGTGGTAATGTATGGCTTAATTTTGGTGATAGGTTCCTTGACAGGCTTAGAACTCCCTCTATTAACTAGAATTATAGAGAAATATGAGGATTTAAAAATAACCTTAGCCAATGTCTTTTCAGTTGATTATATTGGTGGACTAATTGGCTCAATTTTATTTCCTATTATATTATTACCTAACTTTGGTTTTATTCAAAGCAGTTATATTATGGGGATTTTAAATTTAGTTGTAGCGGCTATAGTTTATATTAAATATCATAAAAGATTAAATTTATCTAAAACTATAGGTATGATTTTAACATTTGTTATTATCATTTTAATAATTGGAATAACAAATGTTAAAGATACTGAGGCTTATATAGAACAGAAGTTATATCAGGATAAAGTTATTTATTCAGAACAGACAAAATATCAAAAGATTGTTGTAACTAAGAAAAAGGATGATATTCGTTTGTTCTTAAATGGAAATATTCAATTTTCTTCTCATGATGAATACCGATATCATGAGTCTCTAGTTCATCCAGCTATGAGTTTAGCTAAGAACAAAAGTAGAGTCTTAATATTAGGTGGTGGTGATGGTTTAGCAGTTCGGGAGTTGCTAAAATATTCCACAATAGAAATGATAGATTTAGTTGATCTAGATCAAAGGATGACAGACTTGGCTCAAAACTTGGATTATTTAGTAGAGCTTAATCAAAATTCCTTACAGAATGAAAAGGTTAGTATTTATAACCAAGATGCCTATCAATATTTAGAAGAAAGTTCAAAAAAATATGATGTAGTGATAGTAGATTTACCTGATCCCAATGATGAAAGTTTAAATAAGCTCTATACTAGCAATTTTTATCATCTGATCTATGATCATTTAGGAGATAAAGGAGTAGTAGTTGTACAATCAACCTCTCCTTATTTTGCAACTAAGTCTTTTTGGATGATTCATCATACAATTAAATCTTCAGGGTTTTACACTCTTCCATATCATACTTATCTTGCTTCTTTTGGTGACTGGGGATTTAACCTAGGAACTAAAGGATTTCGCTTTAATCCTTTGGAATTAAAGGTAGAAGTAGCTACTAAGTTTTTGACTACTAGACAGGTAGCAAGTCTCTTTGAGTTTGGACAAGATATCTTAGAAGTTAAAGAAGAAGTAGGGGTAAATACATTAACTAGACCTAGATTAATTAGAGAGTATAATCGGGCTTGGGAGGATTATTAA